From Aquabacter sp. L1I39, the proteins below share one genomic window:
- a CDS encoding di-heme oxidoredictase family protein has translation MGRHKGRVAWTTGLLLAVTAMGAQALDKLDLAIGKALFDRAWVQAPASTKGDDGLGPLYDARSCAACHPRDGRAAMVVNAKGELEGRGAVLVLGQPGGGGDPVYGRRLQIDAIPGLRPEGILAVRWETQSDGRARPVPAPTDLGYGPLAPATGMSLRIAPDLRGRGLLEQVPDEAILAIAAEQARGPDRVKGTARRITLADGTSTLGRYGWKANQPTIAAQSSEAFFLDLGLSTPLHPEPWGDCTEAQPACRNAPHGIEAEGQLEIPSALLDRVVAYVAALPAPPAERDPKGAAHDGKGAALFAATGCATCHRPALPTRDGGSAPLFTDLLLHDMGPGLADTLPDPGAAPAQWRTAPLAGISDALARKTGLLHDGRAAGIAEAITWHDGEARSAAERFTALSPAQKAALIAYVSRL, from the coding sequence ATGGGGAGGCACAAAGGGCGCGTCGCCTGGACCACCGGGCTGCTCCTGGCGGTTACGGCCATGGGTGCGCAAGCGCTGGACAAGCTGGACCTGGCCATTGGCAAGGCCCTGTTTGACCGTGCCTGGGTGCAGGCGCCCGCCTCCACCAAGGGCGATGACGGGCTGGGGCCCCTCTACGATGCCCGCTCCTGCGCGGCCTGCCATCCCCGCGACGGCCGCGCGGCCATGGTGGTAAACGCCAAGGGCGAGCTGGAAGGGCGTGGCGCGGTCCTGGTCCTGGGCCAGCCAGGCGGGGGCGGCGATCCGGTGTATGGGCGGCGCCTCCAGATCGACGCCATTCCGGGGCTGCGGCCTGAAGGCATTCTGGCTGTAAGGTGGGAGACACAATCGGATGGCCGCGCCCGTCCTGTCCCGGCGCCCACGGATCTGGGCTACGGGCCCTTGGCCCCGGCCACCGGCATGTCGCTTCGCATCGCGCCCGATCTGAGGGGCCGCGGCCTGCTGGAGCAGGTGCCGGACGAAGCCATCCTCGCCATCGCGGCCGAGCAGGCGCGGGGGCCAGATAGGGTGAAGGGCACGGCACGCCGGATCACGCTGGCCGACGGCACCTCCACCCTCGGCCGCTATGGTTGGAAGGCCAACCAGCCCACCATCGCGGCGCAGTCCTCGGAAGCCTTCTTCCTCGACCTCGGCCTGTCCACCCCGCTGCATCCCGAGCCCTGGGGCGATTGCACCGAAGCACAGCCGGCCTGCCGCAATGCGCCCCACGGCATCGAGGCGGAGGGGCAGCTCGAAATCCCAAGCGCGCTGCTCGACCGGGTGGTGGCCTATGTGGCCGCCTTGCCAGCCCCCCCTGCCGAGCGCGACCCGAAGGGCGCCGCCCATGATGGCAAGGGCGCCGCGCTGTTCGCCGCGACCGGCTGCGCCACCTGCCACCGCCCAGCTTTGCCCACCCGGGATGGCGGCAGCGCACCGCTCTTCACAGACCTCCTGCTGCATGACATGGGGCCCGGCCTCGCCGACACCTTGCCCGATCCCGGCGCCGCGCCTGCCCAGTGGCGAACGGCACCCCTTGCCGGCATATCCGATGCCCTGGCGCGGAAAACGGGACTTCTCCATGACGGCCGGGCCGCCGGAATTGCCGAGGCGATCACCTGGCATGATGGCGAGGCGCGCTCCGCGGCAGAGCGCTTCACGGCCTTGAGCCCGGCGCAAAAGGCCGCTCTCATCGCCTATGTCTCGCGCCTGTGA
- a CDS encoding imelysin family protein codes for MTSRLTRLALMALAWTGVVAGTPAQAESPAFDSVAIIETWLLPRYDALGASTSAQSDAWTAFCAKPAEAGLPALKHAFTKAADTWTAVEFVTFGPASQDLRPDRFNFFPDRRNAISRAMAEVLADPDAARFAQERFAKSSAAAQGFPALERLLFEDGAGAQLTAGPEAARRCTYASAIALNLATMAKEIRTAWGDRTAGVLAAIVSGKGDPALFPDVGAIPGMILTDLSGAYQRVTDTKILPVLGPNPDGAKPTVADSWRAGRSGQVVKVMIQSADALLQEVAKQMPSRPQWVVNKAATAADKAAADFPADLGAAAQSAASANRILADIKTFKAAQLTVYRPVASYFGISLGFNALDGD; via the coding sequence ATGACGAGCAGATTGACCCGGCTGGCCCTTATGGCTCTCGCCTGGACCGGCGTCGTAGCGGGAACGCCCGCCCAGGCCGAATCTCCGGCGTTCGATTCCGTCGCGATCATCGAGACCTGGCTGCTGCCCCGCTATGATGCCCTCGGCGCCTCGACGAGCGCCCAGTCCGATGCCTGGACGGCTTTCTGCGCCAAGCCCGCGGAGGCGGGGCTCCCCGCCCTCAAGCATGCCTTCACAAAAGCTGCCGACACTTGGACGGCGGTGGAATTCGTCACCTTCGGACCGGCCAGCCAGGACTTGCGGCCGGATCGGTTCAACTTCTTCCCGGACCGGCGCAATGCTATTTCCCGCGCCATGGCCGAGGTTCTGGCGGATCCGGATGCGGCCCGCTTCGCCCAGGAGCGTTTCGCCAAATCCAGCGCCGCCGCCCAGGGCTTCCCCGCCCTGGAGCGCCTGCTGTTCGAGGATGGCGCAGGTGCCCAATTGACCGCCGGCCCCGAGGCGGCGCGCCGCTGCACCTATGCCAGCGCCATCGCCCTGAACCTTGCCACCATGGCCAAAGAGATTCGCACCGCCTGGGGAGATCGCACTGCCGGCGTCCTTGCGGCCATTGTGTCGGGCAAGGGCGATCCGGCCTTGTTCCCGGACGTGGGCGCCATTCCCGGGATGATCCTCACGGACCTCTCCGGCGCCTATCAGCGTGTCACCGACACCAAGATCCTCCCTGTCCTCGGCCCAAATCCCGACGGGGCCAAACCTACGGTGGCCGACAGCTGGCGCGCCGGGCGCTCGGGCCAGGTGGTGAAGGTGATGATCCAGAGCGCCGACGCGCTGCTTCAGGAAGTGGCCAAACAGATGCCAAGCCGCCCCCAATGGGTGGTGAACAAGGCTGCCACGGCTGCCGACAAGGCGGCCGCAGACTTCCCGGCCGATCTCGGCGCCGCCGCCCAGAGCGCCGCCAGCGCCAACAGGATTCTCGCCGACATCAAGACCTTCAAGGCGGCCCAGCTCACGGTCTACCGTCCGGTCGCGTCCTATTTCGGCATCTCGCTGGGCTTCAATGCCCTGGACGGAGACTGA
- a CDS encoding DUF1513 domain-containing protein, producing MALTRRAFLAGTTAGLVLAPAFAMAQSQLHAQAHALDEGWMTTAGIGQGFGAFALGAAFEAQERAPSVARLHGIEASPRGPLAVAVGRRPGHVAVVFDRTHGGPVAEFAPGTGRVFSGHGRFSPDGTRFLTNEIERGVADGPTRTMGRGIVAVRAVAGGFEIVDEWRTGGDGPHDLMRNGPHLVVANGGIEPNTPEALDAEVTGSSITLLDPDTGAARGEGQLSTELASLSLRHLARDEAGSIVVAAQDLLKDGVSRPLLFSIGAEGALTPFEAPEGELLALRGYVGSVAFDASGAFIACSSPRGGRIAIWRRDGRYMGAVPLVDGCGLAGTAQAGRFLATSGYGEVILIAVDESVGIIDRRTGGPRFDNHMVRA from the coding sequence ATGGCTCTGACCCGCCGCGCCTTTCTCGCCGGCACCACCGCCGGCCTCGTCCTCGCGCCCGCTTTTGCCATGGCACAAAGCCAGCTCCACGCGCAGGCCCACGCCCTCGACGAAGGCTGGATGACCACTGCGGGCATCGGCCAAGGATTCGGTGCCTTCGCCTTGGGCGCGGCCTTTGAAGCCCAGGAACGGGCGCCCTCCGTCGCCCGACTGCACGGCATCGAGGCGAGTCCGCGCGGACCCCTGGCGGTGGCAGTGGGCCGGAGGCCGGGCCATGTGGCCGTGGTGTTCGACCGCACGCACGGCGGCCCGGTCGCCGAATTCGCGCCCGGCACGGGTCGCGTCTTCTCCGGCCATGGCCGTTTTTCTCCCGATGGCACGCGGTTCCTGACCAACGAGATCGAGCGGGGCGTCGCGGATGGCCCCACCCGCACAATGGGGCGCGGCATCGTGGCCGTGCGGGCCGTGGCAGGCGGGTTCGAAATCGTGGACGAATGGCGCACGGGCGGCGATGGGCCCCACGACCTCATGCGCAACGGCCCCCATTTGGTGGTGGCCAATGGCGGCATCGAGCCCAACACGCCCGAAGCGCTTGATGCCGAGGTCACCGGCAGCAGCATCACCCTGCTCGATCCCGACACCGGCGCGGCACGTGGCGAGGGGCAGCTTTCCACCGAGCTGGCCAGCCTGTCGCTCCGGCATCTCGCCCGCGACGAGGCCGGCAGCATTGTGGTGGCGGCACAGGATCTGCTGAAGGACGGGGTGTCCCGTCCGCTCCTCTTCTCCATCGGAGCGGAAGGCGCACTGACCCCATTCGAGGCCCCGGAGGGCGAGCTTCTGGCCCTGCGCGGCTATGTGGGCTCGGTGGCGTTCGACGCTTCCGGCGCCTTCATCGCCTGCTCCAGCCCGCGCGGCGGGCGCATCGCCATCTGGCGGCGGGACGGGCGCTATATGGGCGCGGTGCCGCTGGTGGATGGCTGCGGCCTGGCGGGGACCGCGCAGGCGGGACGCTTCCTCGCCACCAGCGGCTATGGCGAGGTGATCCTCATCGCTGTGGACGAAAGCGTGGGCATCATCGACCGCCGCACCGGCGGTCCCCGCTTCGACAACCATATGGTGCGGGCCTGA
- a CDS encoding DSD1 family PLP-dependent enzyme has protein sequence MTSPVPARSGDVFTEIDTPALMVDLDALEANIALMAARARAAGVALRPHGKTHKSVAIARRQLAAGAVGLCCQKVSEAEALLPSGVEDLLVSNHVVGARKLERLATLAGKVRVTTLASDLTHVALLSDAARAAGVTFHILIEIDAGDARMGLQTPEALLPLAEAIHSAAGLQLRGIQAYNGPMQHLRGAAERARAAHQAGERAAEARARIRAAGLPCPLVTGGGTGSFEADLASGLLDEIQPGSYVFMDVDYARNLDADGAPYRPFAQSLFVLAGVLRTPAPGLAYVDAGAKALNLDCGPPAVAGRPDLSFTKASDEQGRIEAAEGVAAPALGERLRLVPSHCDPTVAQYDWMVAVRGEQVEEVWPVDGRGCVT, from the coding sequence GTGACGTCCCCCGTGCCTGCCCGCTCCGGCGATGTGTTCACCGAGATCGATACCCCCGCTTTGATGGTGGACCTCGACGCCCTGGAGGCCAATATCGCCCTCATGGCGGCGCGGGCCAGGGCCGCGGGCGTGGCGCTGCGCCCCCACGGCAAGACCCATAAGAGCGTCGCTATCGCCCGCCGCCAGCTTGCCGCCGGCGCGGTGGGCCTGTGCTGCCAGAAGGTCTCGGAGGCCGAGGCACTGCTGCCGAGCGGGGTGGAGGACCTCTTGGTCTCCAATCACGTGGTGGGCGCGCGCAAGCTGGAGCGTCTCGCCACACTCGCGGGCAAAGTCCGGGTGACGACGCTCGCCAGCGACCTGACCCATGTGGCCCTGCTGTCGGATGCGGCGCGGGCGGCAGGGGTGACGTTCCACATCCTCATCGAGATCGACGCCGGGGATGCGCGCATGGGTCTTCAGACGCCCGAGGCGCTGTTGCCGCTGGCCGAGGCGATCCACAGCGCGGCGGGCCTCCAGCTTCGGGGCATCCAGGCCTATAACGGTCCCATGCAGCATCTGCGCGGCGCCGCCGAGCGCGCCCGCGCCGCCCATCAGGCCGGGGAGCGGGCGGCGGAGGCCCGCGCCCGTATCCGCGCCGCCGGCCTGCCCTGTCCGCTGGTGACGGGCGGGGGTACGGGGAGCTTCGAGGCGGACCTGGCCAGTGGGCTCCTGGACGAGATCCAGCCCGGCTCCTACGTCTTCATGGACGTGGATTATGCCCGCAATCTCGACGCCGACGGCGCGCCCTACCGGCCCTTTGCCCAGAGCCTGTTCGTGCTCGCGGGGGTGCTGCGCACGCCCGCGCCGGGGCTGGCCTATGTGGATGCCGGAGCGAAGGCACTGAACCTGGATTGCGGCCCGCCCGCCGTGGCCGGGCGACCCGACCTCTCCTTCACCAAGGCGAGCGACGAGCAAGGGCGGATCGAGGCGGCCGAAGGCGTGGCGGCGCCGGCGCTGGGAGAGCGGCTGCGCCTTGTGCCGTCCCATTGCGACCCGACCGTCGCCCAATATGACTGGATGGTCGCGGTGCGCGGCGAACAGGTGGAAGAGGTGTGGCCAGTGGACGGGCGCGGCTGCGTCACCTGA
- a CDS encoding TetR/AcrR family transcriptional regulator, translating into MRAPDREMAILEEAVRFFAEHGFEGQTRELAKRMGITHSAIYRHFPSKEALIERVYEHVYLSRWSPDWEGLIRDRSRTVEQRLTQFYLEYAQRVFDFHWVRIFVFSGLKSFDITKRYLAIVKKLIVVPACHELRHELRLPGPDEIPVTEREEELLWGLHGRVFYIAIRKFVYGTPTPEALDDVIADAVRQFMTGSPAVLKTVLAEARSELQARRTAQVTAAET; encoded by the coding sequence ATGCGGGCGCCGGACCGGGAGATGGCCATCCTGGAAGAGGCGGTGCGCTTCTTCGCCGAGCACGGATTCGAGGGCCAGACGCGCGAGCTGGCCAAGCGCATGGGCATCACCCATTCGGCCATCTACCGGCACTTTCCCAGCAAGGAAGCGCTCATCGAGCGGGTCTATGAGCACGTCTATCTCAGCCGCTGGAGCCCGGACTGGGAGGGCTTGATCCGCGACCGCAGCCGCACGGTGGAACAGCGCCTGACCCAGTTCTATCTGGAATATGCCCAGCGCGTGTTCGACTTCCACTGGGTCCGCATCTTCGTCTTTTCCGGGCTGAAGTCGTTCGACATCACCAAGCGCTACCTGGCCATCGTCAAGAAGCTGATCGTAGTGCCCGCATGCCACGAACTGCGCCACGAACTGCGCTTGCCGGGACCTGATGAGATTCCGGTCACGGAGCGGGAAGAGGAGCTCCTCTGGGGCCTGCACGGGCGCGTCTTCTACATCGCCATCCGCAAGTTTGTTTATGGGACACCGACGCCCGAAGCCCTGGACGATGTCATTGCGGATGCCGTGCGCCAGTTCATGACGGGATCGCCGGCGGTGCTGAAGACGGTGCTCGCCGAGGCGCGCTCGGAACTCCAGGCTCGCCGTACGGCACAGGTCACCGCCGCCGAGACCTGA
- a CDS encoding FAD binding domain-containing protein encodes MKARAFTYVRARSLEEAVTRFGEADGEASYISGGQSLVPALALRLQAPAVIIDLAGIATLRGVMLEDGALRIGALTRHADVLTHPLIGAHAPLLREAAPHVAHPAIRNRGTIGGNIALADPASEFPAMLLAIDARVEIFGPAGFRQVPADDYFLDLYQTAAEPGEIVTAILVPPAPPGTVIAMDELARRRGDYAMVGAGLQGRFSTDRTVEALRIAFFSVGATPVRAKGAETAVIGNALDAVAIAKAQRALDDDLDPMDDEEVPAAMRRHLARVLLGRLLQRMRDKT; translated from the coding sequence GTGAAAGCTCGCGCCTTCACCTATGTCCGCGCCCGCTCCCTGGAGGAGGCCGTTACCCGCTTCGGCGAGGCGGACGGCGAGGCGAGCTATATTTCCGGCGGGCAGAGCCTGGTGCCGGCGCTGGCGCTGCGCCTCCAGGCACCAGCCGTGATCATCGACTTGGCGGGTATCGCCACCCTGCGCGGCGTGATGCTGGAAGACGGCGCCTTGCGCATCGGCGCGCTCACGCGCCATGCGGACGTGCTGACCCATCCCCTTATCGGCGCCCATGCCCCGCTTCTGCGGGAAGCCGCGCCCCATGTGGCCCATCCGGCCATCCGCAATCGCGGCACCATCGGCGGCAATATCGCGCTGGCGGATCCGGCTTCCGAATTCCCCGCCATGCTTCTGGCCATAGACGCGCGGGTGGAGATTTTCGGGCCAGCCGGTTTCAGGCAGGTGCCCGCCGATGACTATTTCCTCGACCTCTACCAGACCGCGGCCGAGCCCGGCGAAATCGTCACCGCCATCCTGGTGCCCCCTGCGCCTCCCGGTACCGTCATCGCGATGGACGAGCTGGCCCGTCGGCGTGGCGACTATGCCATGGTCGGTGCCGGCCTCCAGGGCCGCTTCTCGACCGACAGGACGGTGGAAGCGCTTCGCATCGCCTTCTTCAGCGTGGGCGCGACGCCGGTGCGCGCGAAAGGCGCCGAGACGGCGGTCATCGGGAATGCCCTCGACGCCGTCGCCATCGCCAAGGCCCAACGCGCCCTCGATGACGATCTCGACCCCATGGATGACGAGGAGGTGCCCGCCGCCATGCGCCGCCATCTGGCGCGGGTGCTGCTCGGCCGCCTTCTCCAGCGCATGAGGGACAAGACATGA
- a CDS encoding (2Fe-2S)-binding protein, producing the protein MTAPVPVSLIVNGTEVSRLVAPRTTLADFLRFDLELTGTHTGCEMGACGACLVMMDGEAVHACLVFAVQAVGSRIETVEGLAERGAIADLQAAFHVRNALQCGFCTPGMLVTAHALLERVDEVPSREEIRDALSGNYCRCTGYEAIVDAVTAAAQTRCCGGARPADALQDEGVQP; encoded by the coding sequence ATGACCGCGCCCGTCCCCGTCTCTCTGATCGTCAACGGCACTGAGGTCTCCCGCCTCGTCGCGCCACGCACGACCCTTGCCGACTTCCTGCGCTTCGATCTGGAGCTGACCGGCACCCATACCGGCTGCGAGATGGGTGCATGCGGCGCCTGTCTTGTGATGATGGATGGAGAGGCCGTGCACGCCTGCCTGGTCTTTGCCGTGCAGGCGGTAGGCTCTCGCATCGAGACGGTGGAAGGCCTCGCAGAGCGTGGCGCCATCGCCGATCTCCAGGCCGCCTTTCACGTCCGCAACGCGCTGCAATGCGGCTTCTGTACCCCCGGCATGCTGGTCACCGCCCATGCGCTGCTGGAGCGCGTGGACGAAGTGCCCAGCCGGGAGGAGATCCGCGACGCGCTCTCCGGCAATTACTGCCGCTGCACGGGCTATGAAGCGATCGTCGATGCAGTGACGGCGGCGGCGCAGACGCGATGCTGTGGTGGCGCCCGACCGGCGGATGCCCTCCAGGACGAAGGAGTGCAGCCGTGA